Proteins from one Ipomoea triloba cultivar NCNSP0323 chromosome 1, ASM357664v1 genomic window:
- the LOC116031645 gene encoding uncharacterized protein LOC116031645, protein MGLLQFGLICIDFLAWPMIALAYPLCASIRAIETGSKHHMRKLVTYWTVFSIVSLFEHTLRVMEWVPLWPYIKLVGTFWLVVPRFNGACYAYDCLVNADLGAKLHCILSQISHALLAHKHLSIDMKAMEQTTEQGTEETKSKDFKSMEQTTEHGTEGTKSLDIRAVEQTTKQGIPEERKVKSAVDNIGEMQRQETEPPFVKAIPGANAAEEKIIPEINSSKLIQREWTCAVCQVTTTSEHDLKCHLRGMRHKTNCAELKPIKWVPEHPGSKQAASVSADPRLYCRICNIWCSREIDMSCHLKGRKHLSNLNLKQTSVMVAEKATGRQYQVKNEPARPNSPANGGSKQKTNGNEEKAPDQKGIRANGNNASVGKDYNLYCGLCNIWAPCKAAMVAHLKGKKHLSNLK, encoded by the exons ATGGGTCTTCTGCAATTTGGGCTTATCTGCATTGATTTCCTTGCCTG GCCTATGATTGCTCTGGCTTATCCTCT GTGTGCTTCAATCAGGGCAATTGAGACTGGTTCCAAGCATCACATGAGAAAGCTGGTCACCTATTGGACTGTTTTCTCCATTGTATCTCTCTTTGAGCATACATTGAGAGTAATGGAATG GGTGCCTCTGTGGCCTTACATAAAACTGGTTGGCACCTTCTGGTTGGTGGTACCTCGGTTCAATGGCGCTTGTTATGCTTATGATTGTCTTGTTAATGCAGACTTGGGCGCGAAACTGCACTGCATTCTTTCCCAGATTAGCCACGCGCTTTTAGCTCACAAACACCTT TCTATAGATATGAAAGCCATGGAACAGACAACAGAACAAGGAACCGAGGAAACAAAG TCTAAAGATTTCAAATCCATGGAACAGACAACAGAACATGGAACTGAGGGAACAAAG TCTTTAGATATCAGAGCCGTGGAACAGACAACAAAACAAGGAATTCCCGAGGAAAGAAAG GTTAAAAGTGCAGTTGACAACATAGGAGAGATGCAGAGACAAGAAACTGAGCCTCCATTCGTGAAGGCAATCCCCGGGGCCAACGCTGCAGAAGAGAAAATTATCCCCGAGATAAACTCTTCAAAGCTAATTCAGAGAGAATGGACTTGTGCTGTGTGCCAAGTGACTACTACTAGTGAGCATGATTTGAAATGCCATCTTCGAGGGATGAGGCATAAAACCAATTGCGCAGAGCTGAAACCAATCAAGTGGGTCCCAGAACACCCGGGATCAAAACAGGCAGCTAGTGTTAGTGCAGATCCTAGGCTATATTGCAGGATCTGCAATATTTGGTGTTCGAGGGAGATTGACATGTCGTGCCACTTGAAGGGGCGAAAGCACTTGTCTAACCTTAACCTCAAACAAACAAGTGTTATGGTAGCAGAGAAGGCGACAGGTCGTCAATACCAAGTTAAAAACGAGCCAGCAAGGCCGAACTCCCCAGCAAACGGAGGATCAAAGCAGAAAACTAATGGTAACGAAGAGAAGGCGCCCGACCAAAAAGGAATTCGAGCAAATGGGAATAATGCTAGTGTTGGTAAAGATTACAATCTATATTGTGGCCTCTGTAATATTTGGGCTCCATGTAAGGCTGCCATGGTGGCTCACTTAAAGGGGAAAAAGCACTTATCTAACCTCAAATAA